In Roseofilum casamattae BLCC-M143, the following proteins share a genomic window:
- a CDS encoding amylo-alpha-1,6-glucosidase: MAIEVGREICGDLALAESREWLATNGLGGYASGTIAQVLTRSYHGLLVAALQPPVRRTLLLAKLDETVCYNNTSYPLFTNRSTRGQIEGHGYRQIQSFRLEGTVPVWTFACGDALIEKRVWMQQRQNTTYIRYTILRSSGPLQLSLQAIANYRPHNTIQDNEDLEMTVESVSDGVKISANSESVPFYLFSSGAEFRRESQWMFGYDLSMERYRGDRDRDRHYHACTLEATLEFGESLTVVATTQANANLDGALGLRDRDRYEKRLLQRWRSTPYLTTHSTPDWIQQLILAANQFIVCRPLSNGVRGKTVIAGYPWFTDWGRDTTISLSGLTIATGQFDIGKRILQTFARYVDRGMLPNVFPNDGETPAYNTVDATLWYFEAISQYYKATRDRAFVAELFPILAEIIDWHCRGTRYQIHRDPEDGLLFAGEEGTQLTWMDAKYKGWTVTPRQGKPVEVNALWYNALRIMAEFARKLGKADESYVRLANEAARGFQRFWNSELNGCYDVLDTAKGSDRAVRPNQIFAVSLSHSPLTLTQQQGVVDTCSRELLTSYGLRSLSPKDPQYIGRYGGDLAHRDGAYHQGTTWGWLLGSFAIAHFKAYHRPAIALSFLSPMADCLMTHGMGSISEIFDGDAPFTPRGCIAQAWSVAETLRAWQTISSHL, translated from the coding sequence ATGGCTATTGAAGTGGGACGAGAAATTTGCGGAGATCTCGCTCTAGCAGAGTCCCGTGAATGGTTAGCGACCAATGGACTGGGGGGATATGCTTCTGGAACGATCGCCCAAGTGCTGACGCGCAGTTATCATGGCTTGTTGGTGGCCGCTCTGCAACCTCCGGTCCGGCGCACTCTGCTGCTGGCGAAACTCGATGAGACGGTTTGCTATAATAACACCTCCTATCCCTTATTTACCAACCGTTCTACTCGGGGACAAATTGAAGGACACGGCTATCGGCAGATCCAGAGTTTTCGGTTAGAAGGAACGGTTCCTGTCTGGACATTTGCTTGTGGAGACGCGCTGATTGAAAAGCGGGTTTGGATGCAGCAGCGGCAAAATACTACCTATATTCGCTACACCATCTTGCGGAGCAGCGGCCCGTTACAGTTGTCCCTCCAGGCGATCGCAAACTACCGTCCTCACAATACCATCCAAGATAATGAAGACTTAGAGATGACCGTCGAGTCGGTCTCCGATGGTGTCAAAATTTCCGCGAACTCTGAGTCCGTACCCTTCTATCTATTTAGTTCTGGAGCAGAATTTCGTCGGGAAAGCCAATGGATGTTTGGCTATGACCTATCGATGGAGCGCTATCGAGGCGATCGCGATCGCGATCGGCACTATCACGCCTGTACCCTAGAAGCTACTCTCGAGTTCGGGGAGTCCTTAACCGTCGTCGCCACGACTCAGGCCAATGCCAACCTCGATGGCGCTCTAGGCTTGCGCGATCGCGATCGCTACGAAAAACGATTACTACAGCGCTGGCGATCGACACCTTACCTAACGACTCATAGCACTCCAGATTGGATCCAACAGCTCATCTTAGCAGCAAACCAATTTATTGTCTGTCGTCCCCTCAGCAATGGAGTCCGTGGAAAAACTGTCATTGCTGGATATCCTTGGTTTACCGACTGGGGACGAGATACGACAATTAGTCTCTCTGGTTTAACTATCGCCACCGGACAGTTCGACATTGGCAAACGAATCTTGCAAACCTTTGCTCGCTATGTCGATCGCGGCATGTTACCCAACGTGTTTCCCAACGATGGAGAAACTCCAGCTTACAATACCGTCGATGCTACCTTGTGGTACTTTGAAGCCATCAGTCAATATTACAAAGCCACTCGCGATCGCGCCTTCGTTGCCGAACTCTTTCCTATTTTAGCCGAGATTATCGATTGGCATTGTCGCGGAACCCGCTACCAGATTCACCGCGACCCCGAGGATGGACTCTTATTTGCTGGGGAAGAAGGAACGCAACTAACCTGGATGGATGCCAAATATAAGGGATGGACGGTGACTCCACGTCAGGGTAAACCGGTAGAAGTGAATGCCTTATGGTATAACGCACTGCGAATTATGGCTGAGTTTGCGCGGAAATTAGGGAAAGCCGACGAATCCTATGTCCGACTGGCAAACGAGGCAGCTCGAGGATTTCAGCGCTTTTGGAATTCGGAGTTAAACGGCTGCTACGATGTCTTAGATACGGCTAAAGGCAGCGATCGCGCCGTGCGGCCCAATCAAATTTTTGCCGTTTCTTTATCCCACAGTCCCCTAACCCTAACCCAACAGCAGGGAGTCGTCGATACGTGCAGTCGAGAATTGCTTACCTCCTACGGGTTGCGATCGCTCAGTCCCAAAGATCCCCAGTATATCGGCCGTTATGGCGGCGATCTGGCTCATCGAGATGGCGCGTATCATCAAGGAACCACCTGGGGTTGGCTGCTCGGTTCGTTTGCGATCGCCCATTTCAAAGCTTATCATCGACCCGCGATCGCTCTCAGCTTCCTCTCGCCTATGGCAGATTGCCTCATGACTCATGGTATGGGCAGTATTAGCGAAATCTTTGACGGCGATGCTCCCTTTACTCCCAGAGGCTGTATCGCTCAAGCCTGGAGCGTTGCCGAAACCTTGCGCGCGTGGCAAACCATCTCCAGCCACTTATAG
- a CDS encoding pentapeptide repeat-containing protein — protein sequence MDANELLQRYTHGERDFRGLDLNSANLIGVTLDRCNLSECNLQDSSLARAYLKRCFLKNANLNGAFLYGTNLSYVKLQGALLMEADLTKADLRGAHLGKADLTGAKLSGAILTWVSLYRAKMPGVNLCGSNLNGINLRSAHLQGANLNWTNLSGARLSGANLQGASLNGVKLSGAFLNGLKLNGSDFSGLELDEVKLNGATLADSNFTGANLGGAQMRLTSFNRANFTKADMHKTLLRRGMFVQANLMKTNLCDADLRQADLSEANLNLADLRGADLTEANLRDAYLWGANLDGACLRGADLRGASLRDAIPIGANLQEANLTGAIMPDGKIHS from the coding sequence GTGGATGCTAATGAACTCTTGCAACGATATACTCATGGAGAACGGGATTTTCGCGGCTTGGATTTAAACAGCGCTAACTTGATTGGGGTTACTCTAGATCGCTGCAATTTATCCGAGTGCAACCTCCAAGACTCCTCTCTCGCCAGAGCGTATTTGAAGCGGTGCTTTTTGAAAAATGCCAACTTAAATGGAGCCTTTTTGTACGGTACCAATCTCAGTTATGTCAAGCTGCAAGGTGCTTTACTGATGGAGGCCGACTTGACCAAAGCCGATCTGCGCGGCGCTCATCTAGGCAAAGCCGATCTCACCGGAGCCAAACTCAGTGGTGCCATCTTAACTTGGGTTAGTTTATACCGCGCCAAAATGCCCGGAGTCAACCTCTGTGGCTCGAATCTGAACGGAATTAATTTGCGATCGGCTCATCTACAGGGAGCAAATCTCAACTGGACAAACCTATCCGGAGCGCGGCTGAGTGGAGCAAACCTACAAGGAGCAAGCTTGAATGGAGTGAAACTCAGTGGGGCGTTCTTGAATGGCTTAAAACTCAATGGCAGCGACTTTAGCGGTCTGGAACTGGATGAGGTCAAACTCAATGGGGCAACATTAGCAGACTCTAACTTCACTGGAGCCAACCTCGGTGGCGCTCAGATGAGGTTAACCAGCTTTAACAGAGCCAACTTCACCAAAGCAGACATGCACAAAACCCTACTGAGAAGAGGAATGTTCGTCCAAGCCAACCTGATGAAAACCAACTTGTGCGATGCCGATCTGCGCCAAGCTGACTTAAGCGAAGCTAACCTCAATCTGGCCGATCTCAGGGGCGCCGATCTGACGGAAGCCAATCTGCGCGATGCTTATTTATGGGGTGCTAATTTGGATGGAGCATGTTTGCGCGGTGCCGATCTGCGCGGAGCCAGCCTTCGAGATGCAATCCCGATCGGAGCTAATCTGCAAGAGGCCAATTTAACCGGAGCCATAATGCCAGATGGGAAGATCCATTCCTAG
- a CDS encoding heme oxygenase (biliverdin-producing): MTANLATKLREGTKKAHTMAENVGFIKCFLKGTVEKGSYRKLTGNLYYVYSAMEEEMARHKEHPILGKMYFPELDRKQAIEEDLAFYYGASWRDEVVKSPAGEAYVERIRQVSNEEPELLISHLYTRYMGDLSGGQILKKIAQTGMNLPEGQGTQFYEFDQIPDEKAFKNNYRQTMDELPIDDATADRIVEEANAAFRMNMNMFNELEGNLIKAIGQFLFNSLTKRRGSGSTELATADS; the protein is encoded by the coding sequence ATGACTGCCAATTTAGCTACTAAACTTCGTGAGGGAACGAAAAAAGCTCACACCATGGCGGAAAACGTCGGTTTTATCAAATGCTTCTTAAAAGGAACAGTGGAGAAAGGCTCTTATCGGAAACTGACGGGCAACCTCTACTATGTCTATTCCGCAATGGAAGAAGAAATGGCTCGCCACAAGGAGCACCCGATCTTGGGTAAAATGTACTTCCCAGAACTCGACCGGAAGCAGGCAATTGAAGAGGATTTAGCCTTCTATTACGGTGCTTCCTGGCGCGACGAAGTCGTTAAAAGCCCGGCAGGTGAAGCCTATGTAGAACGGATTCGGCAAGTGTCTAACGAAGAACCCGAACTGTTGATTTCTCATCTGTATACCCGGTATATGGGCGACCTGTCGGGGGGACAAATTCTGAAGAAAATTGCTCAAACTGGTATGAATCTTCCGGAAGGTCAAGGCACTCAGTTCTATGAGTTCGACCAGATTCCCGATGAGAAGGCGTTTAAGAATAACTATCGGCAAACCATGGATGAATTGCCCATTGATGATGCAACTGCCGATCGCATTGTTGAGGAAGCCAATGCTGCATTTCGGATGAATATGAATATGTTCAACGAACTCGAAGGTAACTTGATTAAAGCCATCGGACAATTTTTGTTTAACAGCTTAACCAAGCGTCGCGGTTCTGGCAGTACCGAACTGGCAACGGCTGATAGCTAA
- a CDS encoding chromophore lyase CpcT/CpeT, with protein sequence MTLARCFAGDFSNYQQAHANPTSYAHIHVMWRPLPRDFFSGIGFYSEQVYDYDRWSPYRQGIHHLVDLGDRIYIENYSLDDPMLYAGASQDLSILHSITPEVIQRRNCCSMIFRRHGKVFRGEVEPGNGCLIHRKGRQTYLVSEVELTETTWKSLDKGMDVETHEQVWGSKAGPLEFEKIESFAHEL encoded by the coding sequence ATGACATTAGCCCGTTGTTTTGCTGGCGATTTTAGCAATTATCAGCAAGCTCATGCTAATCCTACATCATACGCTCATATCCACGTGATGTGGCGACCCTTGCCCCGAGATTTTTTTTCCGGCATTGGATTTTACTCGGAACAAGTTTATGACTACGACCGTTGGAGTCCTTATCGTCAAGGCATACACCACTTGGTCGATCTCGGCGATCGTATTTATATTGAAAACTATAGTCTTGACGATCCCATGCTTTATGCTGGAGCCTCCCAAGACTTAAGTATTTTACATAGTATTACCCCAGAAGTGATACAACGGCGAAACTGTTGTTCGATGATATTTCGGCGTCATGGCAAAGTTTTTCGAGGTGAAGTCGAGCCGGGAAATGGATGTTTAATTCATCGTAAGGGTCGGCAAACCTACTTAGTCAGTGAAGTTGAATTAACGGAAACCACCTGGAAAAGTTTGGATAAAGGAATGGATGTAGAAACCCACGAACAAGTATGGGGATCGAAGGCAGGACCTTTAGAATTTGAGAAAATTGAAAGTTTTGCTCATGAGTTATAA
- a CDS encoding phycobiliprotein lyase, producing the protein MDLNQFVEQSIGQWRSQRSAHHLAFAQFEQVRSTIDIAALPTDDPGVLEVCTLYNIDPARVISPFQMSWQGESNWEDDWDDEGEENSKPDENLSGSCILVPVPSSENINQGQLLRDRGYAETIPAIGNYSLDNEGMFTLITPYDNAAAEERIWFGTPNLRFRASFIKTSSGQGVTTASFSSEIRSLSS; encoded by the coding sequence ATGGATCTCAATCAATTTGTCGAGCAATCAATTGGGCAATGGCGATCGCAACGCAGCGCCCATCACTTAGCCTTTGCTCAGTTTGAACAAGTGCGATCGACCATTGACATTGCGGCCTTACCAACTGACGATCCTGGCGTCCTCGAAGTTTGTACGCTCTACAACATCGATCCCGCTCGAGTTATTTCTCCGTTTCAAATGAGTTGGCAAGGGGAGTCAAACTGGGAGGATGATTGGGATGATGAAGGCGAGGAGAATAGCAAACCGGATGAAAACCTTTCGGGGAGTTGTATTCTCGTTCCCGTTCCCAGTTCGGAGAACATCAACCAAGGTCAATTATTGCGCGATCGCGGCTATGCGGAAACCATTCCGGCGATCGGGAACTATTCCCTCGACAACGAAGGCATGTTTACCCTAATTACACCTTATGATAACGCTGCTGCCGAAGAGAGAATTTGGTTCGGCACCCCCAATCTCCGCTTTCGCGCATCCTTCATTAAAACCAGCAGCGGTCAAGGCGTAACCACGGCTTCTTTCTCATCCGAAATTCGCTCCCTCTCCTCCTAG
- a CDS encoding phycobilisome linker polypeptide, which yields MTSDMTPSRDERIWEIEVQGGVYPSARRSRNRLKVSQRQLSTVLQRIHRMGGKILSIKCASSNLSLPLKDGDSIGVSHPSSVMPISEGDEERATADAPEIAEPEARAIEPEPTPQRSVQPQVQRPVAVYSLFPRRRIDRWQVQPVRPLRQSLSREKKRRFWYCDRQLSIAKVRRQFFSSQALRRRRRR from the coding sequence ATGACCTCAGATATGACCCCCTCCAGAGACGAGCGGATTTGGGAGATCGAAGTGCAGGGAGGAGTTTATCCTTCAGCTCGTCGCAGTCGAAACCGACTGAAGGTATCTCAACGTCAGCTATCTACAGTACTACAACGGATTCATCGCATGGGCGGTAAGATCCTGAGTATTAAATGTGCTAGCTCTAATCTTTCTCTCCCTTTAAAGGATGGAGACAGCATTGGAGTGTCTCATCCCTCCTCAGTAATGCCAATCTCTGAGGGGGATGAAGAACGAGCAACTGCTGATGCACCGGAGATCGCCGAACCCGAAGCCAGAGCGATCGAACCCGAACCAACGCCTCAGAGATCGGTACAACCGCAAGTACAACGACCTGTTGCTGTTTATTCTTTATTTCCTCGCCGACGGATCGATCGCTGGCAAGTCCAGCCCGTTCGGCCCTTGCGCCAATCCCTCTCCAGAGAAAAAAAACGTCGATTTTGGTATTGCGATCGCCAGCTATCGATCGCGAAAGTACGGCGCCAATTTTTTTCCAGCCAAGCTCTTAGGAGACGGAGAAGGCGGTAA
- a CDS encoding phycobilisome rod-core linker polypeptide encodes MTDTLELWNGNGQGDLETIIRAVYRQVLGNPHLLESDRLVSAESQLCNGDITVRDFVRAVAKSEIYRTRYFESCAPYRFIELNFKHLLGRAPSDQTEIAEHIRICIEEGYDAEINSYIDSEEYQDNFGDSVVPYYRTTSEVGQKQVGYNNIMSLLRGDAEVDSASTASRLVAAVGGNGAPANDPTAKGGRIAGVDATDKTFKIVVTGATGRNRRRVTSEYLVNSDNMTAQIQTINRKGRQIVSITEVV; translated from the coding sequence ATGACAGACACATTAGAGCTGTGGAATGGTAACGGTCAAGGCGATCTAGAAACCATCATTCGCGCGGTTTACCGTCAAGTATTGGGCAACCCCCACTTGTTGGAGAGCGATCGCCTCGTTAGCGCAGAATCTCAGTTGTGCAATGGCGACATTACGGTTCGCGATTTTGTCCGAGCTGTAGCGAAGTCCGAAATCTACCGCACTCGCTATTTTGAGTCCTGCGCTCCCTACCGGTTCATCGAACTCAACTTCAAGCACCTGCTCGGACGCGCGCCTAGCGACCAAACCGAAATTGCCGAGCACATTCGCATCTGTATCGAAGAAGGATACGATGCTGAAATCAACTCCTACATTGATAGCGAGGAATATCAAGATAACTTTGGCGATAGCGTGGTTCCTTATTATCGGACAACCAGCGAAGTGGGACAAAAGCAAGTTGGCTACAACAACATTATGTCCTTGCTTCGCGGTGATGCGGAAGTCGATAGTGCAAGCACTGCCTCTCGTCTAGTGGCTGCTGTGGGTGGAAACGGCGCTCCAGCTAACGATCCAACTGCGAAAGGCGGACGGATTGCTGGTGTTGATGCGACGGACAAAACCTTCAAGATCGTGGTAACCGGAGCAACCGGCCGCAATCGTCGCCGGGTAACTTCGGAGTATTTGGTCAACTCGGATAATATGACGGCTCAAATCCAGACTATTAACCGTAAAGGTCGCCAGATTGTCAGTATTACTGAGGTTGTTTAG
- a CDS encoding phycobilisome linker polypeptide yields the protein MPFGPASELGVALFEETEPVEFCPGQKAEEVEEIIRAVYRQVLGNAYVMESERLTVPESQLKRGELSVREFVRQVAKSDLYRSRFFESCPRYRATELNFKHLLGRAPNTYDEMKAHSNTLDSEGFEADIDSYIDSDEYQDNFGEDIVPYIRGYKTEACTTMVGFTHMFQLLRGASSSDFKGSLAGKSPALNQYVIQQTPTAIVPPSGGVSGWSFQDPTLGARTRHGAGADDAGQVYRIEVTGYASPGAVNRISRFRRSNKVYLVPFNNLSQAYQRIHREGGKIASITVVN from the coding sequence ATGCCTTTTGGACCTGCATCTGAATTAGGCGTCGCCTTATTTGAAGAAACCGAACCCGTAGAATTCTGTCCCGGACAGAAGGCGGAAGAGGTAGAGGAAATCATTCGGGCGGTATACCGACAAGTATTAGGCAATGCCTACGTGATGGAAAGCGAACGGTTAACCGTTCCCGAATCTCAACTGAAACGGGGCGAGTTAAGCGTACGCGAGTTCGTGCGTCAGGTTGCCAAATCGGATTTATACCGCTCTCGCTTCTTCGAGTCCTGCCCTCGCTATCGCGCAACTGAGTTAAATTTCAAACATCTGTTGGGTCGCGCACCCAATACCTATGATGAAATGAAAGCTCATAGCAATACTCTCGATAGCGAAGGCTTTGAAGCCGACATCGATTCCTACATCGACAGTGACGAATACCAAGATAACTTTGGCGAAGACATCGTTCCCTACATTCGCGGCTATAAAACCGAAGCATGTACGACCATGGTGGGCTTTACCCACATGTTCCAACTGCTGCGGGGTGCTTCGAGTAGCGACTTCAAAGGAAGCTTGGCTGGTAAATCTCCAGCTCTGAATCAATACGTGATTCAACAAACTCCGACTGCGATCGTACCTCCTTCGGGTGGCGTCAGCGGTTGGTCGTTCCAAGACCCAACCCTGGGCGCTCGCACTCGACATGGTGCTGGTGCTGATGATGCCGGACAGGTTTATCGCATCGAAGTTACCGGTTATGCTTCTCCTGGTGCGGTGAATCGGATTTCTCGATTCCGTCGCAGCAACAAGGTGTATTTGGTTCCCTTCAACAATTTGTCGCAAGCCTACCAGCGGATTCACCGGGAAGGCGGCAAAATTGCTAGCATTACCGTGGTGAACTAA
- a CDS encoding phycobiliprotein lyase — protein MSIEKFQYFFDCCVGRWATERTYHYLTAQEVERSRTEFAIEPLSTAAKSKVLVDNQRPSLDNVESLCGFHLGFDTVSEKGERVSQQLNMLFVPQGNDAGVLTGDYLRDRAYEEAQPKVAQFRFDPSSLELLMTTNYTRIVSVDSITLIEPTLRIRRIFNYHRPPEGEPLSKLALVGFGVEQKQMQPT, from the coding sequence ATGTCAATTGAGAAATTTCAATATTTTTTTGACTGTTGCGTCGGACGTTGGGCGACAGAAAGAACCTATCATTATCTGACAGCGCAAGAGGTGGAGCGATCGCGCACGGAATTTGCGATCGAACCCTTATCTACGGCCGCGAAGAGCAAAGTCTTGGTCGATAATCAACGCCCGAGTTTGGATAATGTTGAATCCTTGTGCGGTTTTCACTTAGGATTTGATACAGTCTCTGAGAAAGGAGAACGGGTTTCCCAACAGCTAAACATGCTCTTTGTTCCCCAAGGAAACGACGCTGGAGTCCTGACTGGAGACTATCTGCGCGATCGCGCTTATGAAGAAGCTCAACCCAAAGTTGCTCAATTCCGCTTCGATCCCAGCAGTCTGGAATTGTTGATGACGACAAACTATACGCGCATTGTCTCCGTAGATTCCATTACCTTAATCGAGCCAACCCTCAGAATTCGGCGGATCTTCAACTACCATCGACCTCCCGAAGGCGAACCCCTCAGCAAACTGGCATTGGTGGGATTTGGAGTCGAACAAAAACAAATGCAACCGACTTGA
- a CDS encoding HEAT repeat domain-containing protein, with protein MELHQIQTALNSSNSQDRLKAVTALKDYSSEDAVPLLMSKIGDPDFLVRSFVAMGLGRKQSPEGFPALLELLKRDPDPNVRSEAANSLSYSGQVAISHLVTAFHQDDHWLLRRSIIAALADLNAPEALYDVCLCGLDGDDLTVVEASIAALALLPNSSQEEAALQSLLSLVSSEEWRIRRKVAWALQKFNRPQAEVALQTLAKDENHRVVAAVLENALTEDGERTEEI; from the coding sequence ATGGAACTGCATCAAATCCAAACCGCTCTCAACAGTTCTAACTCCCAAGACCGACTCAAAGCCGTTACTGCTCTTAAGGATTATAGTAGTGAAGATGCCGTTCCGCTGTTGATGAGTAAAATTGGCGATCCTGACTTTCTCGTTCGCTCCTTCGTTGCCATGGGACTCGGACGCAAGCAGTCTCCCGAAGGCTTTCCAGCCTTACTCGAACTACTCAAACGAGACCCCGACCCCAATGTTCGCTCGGAAGCGGCCAACTCTCTCTCCTACTCCGGACAAGTGGCCATCTCTCACCTGGTAACGGCCTTCCACCAAGACGATCACTGGTTATTACGCCGCAGTATTATTGCTGCTTTAGCCGATCTCAATGCACCAGAAGCTCTATACGACGTTTGCTTGTGCGGCCTCGACGGAGACGATCTGACCGTAGTTGAAGCCTCAATTGCAGCATTAGCTCTACTACCAAATAGCTCTCAAGAAGAAGCAGCCTTGCAAAGCCTATTATCTCTAGTGTCTTCAGAAGAATGGCGCATTCGCAGGAAAGTCGCTTGGGCCCTGCAAAAATTCAATCGTCCCCAGGCTGAAGTTGCCTTACAGACTCTAGCGAAAGATGAAAACCATCGCGTTGTTGCTGCCGTTCTAGAAAATGCGCTGACTGAGGATGGCGAACGAACTGAGGAGATCTGA